The genomic region ATTAAACATAAGTGCCATTAATTAAGCTTCTTGTGTCAATACATACACCTGTGTAAATCCACCAAAAGCAAAGACAAGCACAAGACAAGCAAAAcacatactcctgtgtaaatcCACCAAAAGCACAGACAAGCACAGGACAACAAAATACTTTATCTTGTGTCAATGCACATTAATAAAACAGATATAATGTCAAATCGTTCAAAAGCGAAGACAGTCATTGTGACTTTAAGTCACATGCAAACAAGTTTACAACCAAAACCTAATTCTAGTCCACCACACATCAGACATACACATCTTCCAACCAAAACAGCCAATATTGTTTTTTACACTTGACCAATTTAAATACTAGTTATATTAAGTGTGGGAACTATAACAAAAACAAGTGGTTGACAAATTACTACTTTTAGTGTCCTTACTGGCCTTCTTGCCCTTTCCACCAAGTGGTTGAAACTTTAGTGGCCTTGATACACCAAACTTTTTACCTTTGAACCCCATAGCAGCACCACCACCACTTCCTTGACTTGGTACACTAGTAGTGCACACAAATGCACTTGTTGGCTACATAACCAAAATCCAGCAGTTAGCAAGATGGTCCAACAATATCAagtaagaggaaaaaaagaaacaaaattcatGAAAGTAGAGGTGTCTAAAATGGTAAAGAATTTCATGTCTCTCTGGGGGTATAGAAGCTTAGTTGTGAGGATGAAGAGAACCAGTTGGCCCTAGATGCAGCTAGAGGTTGAGTTGCCACCTCAAACTTATTGTTTGGTGCAGGTTGAGATGCAGTTTGACCAAAAGGTTGGTATGCAAGCTGAGATCTAGTACTTGGTGTAGGTTGAGATGCAATTTGAGGTGTTGCAGTCTACTTTGTTATTGTAGATTTACTACCTTGTGCCTACAAATAGGGTTGTACAAGTCATATACACATCAAATATGTGAGGAAATGACTATAGTTCAAGATATGGAAATACTTACAGCTTTTGATTTAGCAAGTCTTTGTCTTCTCTGCCATGGAGTTTCACCAGTGATGCTTGCCTTGCACCCTCGTGCATTATGTCTTTCTCTATGACACTTCCCACACTTGATTGTCTTGTTCATCCTAGAAACTCTCATTGGCTCTTCAGGATCTCTTTTTCCTTGCTTTGGTGGTCTGCTAGGTGGTTTATACACATGAAGGGCAATAGCAGCAGGTTGGTTAGTCTCAACCCACTCAGACTGGCTAGGCATCGGCTATATTATCTCTTTGTAAGTTTTAACATATGCCTCTCTCAAGTAACAAGGATGCACATAGTCCTCCACTTTCTTTAGGTTTTTAACAATAGCAGAGATCCCATGTTTACATGGAAGTCTTATCAAATCCCAAATCCTGCAGCTGCAAGTTCTTCTAGTCAAGTCAACCACATGTCTCTCATGACCATTATCAACCTCATACATAAACCTGTCTAATGGAGTAGCACAGAAAGGTATAGACTCATGTTTTAACTTCTCTAATTTGTCTTGAATATTAGGACACACATTTCTAGTGTATTTCTCTATATGTTTcatctttttatatagtttggTCATGAGCCTAACTCTGATCCACTCCAACATTGCTAAAATTGGCTTATCCCTAGCTTCTAAGATCATGGAATTGAAAGGCTCACTCAAGTTATTAGCTAAACAGTCACACAAAGTTCTACTACTAAAGTGAGACTTAGACCATTGTGCAGGGTTGATGTCAGCAAGATACTCCCATGCCTTGATATTCAGATCCTTCAGTTCCTGCATTCTTGTCTCAAACTCCTTGATTGTTGTGGCTCTGGCACATCTCCATAGTGCATCTTTCAACTCCATGCCCTTATGGTCcactttaaaattattataaatatgcTTCACACAGTACCTATACTCACAAGTTAGGAACATCATCTCAATTGCAGGTATAAGGCCCTAATTTATATACAAAACAGATTAAGTAAATATGTTAGTTAAACATGTTCAAATGAACTCATACATGTATTATTAAACTTTAGATATGTTAGTAGAATTCTAGGTCATACCTTTTGTCTATCAATGATAAAAACCAGATTAAGTTGCTTTGGATTCCCAATGTCATCTGAAAATTGCTACAGAAACTAGACCCATGAATCTTTGTTCTCTTGCTCAACAAAAGCAAGTGCAACTAGGAAAATGTTATCATTTCCATCTCTAGTTGCGGCAAAATGTTTTTGCCCCCCAAATCTCCCTTTCAGGTGGCACCCATCTAAACCAATGATTGGTCTACAACCTCCCAAAAAACCAACTTTTTGTGCATTATACCTAACATACATTCTCTTAAATTTGGGCTGTGCATTTTCATCTTCCATTTTAGTTTGCAAAACAACCTTGCTCCCTACATCATTCAATCTTATCATCTCTACATAATCCCTAAGCTTCCCATATTGCAGTTGTTCATCCTAGTAATCAAATCAGtagctttcctttttttccctATACACGTGACTGTAACTTATGTCAACTTTAAGTTATTGCTTCACATGATGTTGAACACCAGCCACTTTCTAATTGGGATTTATGTCAAAATCCTGCACAAACTTCTTTGCAATATAACATGTAGTCACTTGGCTATGTTTGAAGGATATAGATCAAGTGCACTTTGgattgaatgtttttatttggaATGTCAACTCCCCAGATAGTTGAGATGCATAACACCTCCATCCACATTCATTTATGCAATAAACtgatatcttcttcttctcattcaGCTTGAACTTGATATCTACTAGCTTCTTTATAGCATATTCCCTCAAGGCCTCCTTAAAAACCTTAGAGTTTGGAAACTTCATTCCCTTCATTAACACTTGTTTTCTCATGTCAGTTTGGACATTAAACTCAGGTTCTTTTGCAGCAGCTGGTGCTGGCTGATCATCATCAGACCCTACCAGACTTTCCATGTCATCTTCAATAGGTGGGTCAATCCATTCACCTTCTTCCACATGCCCACTCTCTCTTGCATTAGACCTAATTACTAATTCCTTGTCATTGTTAGCTGCCATAGGCCTATGTGGGGTTGCATTGACATTATTTCCCTCAGAGGGCCTATGTGGGGCTGCTGCACTGTCACTAACTCTATCATATGTAGATGGCCCATCATCTAAATCCCCAAATACATCGTCATCAAAATCTGGCCCCTCAAACCCTTCCTCCAACCAATCAAAATCTGGACAGTCTTGTCCACCACCTCCTTTAGCATCCACATTACCTCCTTCATGCACCTCATCATCATTCTGACCCCCTACTTCCTCAATAGCAAAGGGCTCATCAACTGTAAGTGGCTCCTCACCACCCTCAACATGTATTATTATCCTATCTATAGGCCATGCAGCATGAATCTCACACATATAAATTACATCATCATCTCCATTTATAACCCTTAACCCTTGCTCCACACAAACCACAACACAGaaacaaacaatattattaaaagtttttgttctgtttttggGAGACAACCCCATGGAAAGGGAGAGTAGAAAAGCAATAATCAATACTATTTTTACACATGAAAAGCAATAATCGAAACAAAGTGACATgtgaaagaaaaacaagttcCCTCACAGTGATACAAGTACAAGATTATAGACCTATGGTCATACAACCCCACATTGATGAAGGAAGCCTAATCCTATGGCCCAGCAGCGCCACATTAtgaataccaaaaaaaaaaaaaacaaaaacatagatTTGCATGTAAATCATCATTGCAAAAACctaatttcccaaaaaaaaattaaaaccctagGTTTCAAAAACTAAAGGGATCTACCTAGAATCAGATGAACAGAGCATATGAAAGTAAAAGGAAACCAAAACTTGAAGCTCACAAAGTCAAGGACTCACCCAATCAAGAGAAAATGAACGAATCAAgtaccaaaaatcaaaaatacGATTTATAATAGATGAACCCAGAATCTGTGTCTCGTTCTTCCTTGGTTTACTTGCACGATCAAAACCCAGATGGTTCTCGGTCCATTATCTCAAGCACGTTGCATAGTAGTATCTAGGATCTTAGTTTGGTGAGCACGCTTCGATGGGAGTGTGTTTTGGGAATGATGAGTGTTTGATCTattttggcttttgtttttttttttataaaaaatgtgttaGAGTAATGTTTGAAAgggaggtgggttacggaaTAATAACGGAGTGAAACACAGGTTGGTTAAGTGTCAAAAAATGAAACCATGGATGGGTATGTTAAATTTGAGGCAAACTacaagtgggtaaagtgtaattctCCTTATGTTTAATACCAAATTTTTAAGCAACAAATACTATATATCTTTGGTCCAAATCATCTTCTTTTTTACATAATAATGTCTTATATCAATACTtatcaaaagaattttttattagtgttcttatttatttttattttcatttacaGGTGAGAAGTGCTCTATTAATTATGCACCTGAGTAATAAAGTTCAATATAAGCGAAAAGGGCGCCTAATTGTCCGTAAATAATAATCCATTCTTCTATATTTCTAACCTTTTGCAAGCAAATTAATTATTGGCATATATACATTGATAATGAAAACTTATCTAGTCTTCTCATTAGTATGTGATAGCCACTTGACTTGATAAATATAGTGTTGATCAAGaatctttttttaaactataaaataaataaaacgaaaaaagaaaaggagaaaagatCTGTCAAAATCCGTCATCCCGCTGCACCATAACCATGCCAATGTTCATCACAATATAGATCATTTCCTCCCTTCCAAAAAACTCGCAATCCCACACAATCTCGACTTCGTAATCTTTTAACACATATGTGTGTAATAAACACAATGTGATATTATTAAATGGCAACTTGATCTTCAAATTTCTTTATACGGCcgatgaaaatgaaaaatgcgTTTGTTATTTACTCGTAATTAACGGTGTACTATTCCGCTCTTTATTCATACTTTATGTTTAGTTCTCTTTTTGGAtaacttggattttttttttttttttttttattatgagaaagaagaattttgttttatttgttaccTTCCCCACAAGATTCTGTGCCAGAAATGCCAAAGtattatggattttttttttttttttgggtaataacGGAAACTTCATTGAAAGCTAAAGAGAAATGTTGTTAGACACAGTACATGTCCAGgttaggggtgtcaattcgggttagcgtgtcgggttcgtgtcgtgtcgaggtAGAGGTATTCTACTAAATgactcaaccctaacccgacccatttaataatcgtgtcaggatccttcaaccctaacccgacctgttaataaggcgggttgacctgacccaacccatttaacatgcttaataaacgagtcgtgttgggttgacacgaatataacacaacccatttcaacctgcataatattaaatataatatccatctagaaataattttttttacatctcaaaaagcaatgcatacacttcaagtcttcaacccacgttcaaaataatatagttcaacaaaaatataatattcatttagaaataagttctttacactccaaaagaagtgcaacacttcaacccaaattcaaaataacatagtttaacaaaaataaaataacatagttcaacaaaaatataatatcctaGGAACTCGCCAAATGCTAAGTGTcaatattgaaaaaatttgagCAAATAGTAGACTAATCTTGACTATGACCACGATTATCATCCATAGATTCTTTGTTGAAATCCAAAATCATAACATCTTCCACAAGCTCATCCAATTTCATTTGTGCAAGTTct from Castanea sativa cultivar Marrone di Chiusa Pesio chromosome 11, ASM4071231v1 harbors:
- the LOC142616396 gene encoding uncharacterized protein LOC142616396, encoding MELKDALWRCARATTIKEFETRMQELKDLNIKAWEYLADINPAQWSKSHFSSRTLCDCLANNLSEPFNSMILEARDKPILAMLEWIRVRLMTKLYKKMKHIEKYTRNVCPNIQDKLEKLKHESIPFCATPLDRFMYEVDNGHERHVVDLTRRTCSCRIWDLIRLPCKHGISAIVKNLKKVEDYVHPCYLREAYVKTYKEII